GGACATGACGGACGAAGCAGCGAGGCGCCACCAGACGTGGCGAACGGTTACCGCTGCCCTCGGCCGGGCTCTCTCAGCAGGCACCATGATGGGCTCCATGCTTAAAGGTGACGAAAAGCTGACGATTAAAATCGAAGGAAACGGTCCGGCATCGCCGATGGTGATCGATGCCAATGCGAAAGGGAAAGCGAGGGGGTATGTCGGCCGTGTCGACGTGGACCCTGAGCGGCGTGAAGACGGTAAACTGAACGTAGGTGCCGTCGTTGGGAATGAAGGCCATATTTCCGTCGTCAAGGATCTCGGCATGAAGGATTATTTCACCGGCAGTGTTCCCCTTGTATCCGGTGAACTCGGTGATGATTTTACGTATTATTTCGCCTCATCGGAGCAGACCCCCTCCTCGGTGGCGCTGGGCGTGCTGATCGGGGAGGAAGAGAAAGTCCTGGCATCCGGCGGTTTTATTCTGCAGCTGATGCCGGAGGCCAGTGACGCGACCATTGATGAGGTGGAGCGGATTCTTCAGGGGCTTCCTTCGGTGACGGAGATGCTGTCTGAAGGGATGACGCCGGAAGACATCGTCGCCCGCCTTTCCGGCGGGACGCACCGCATTCTCGAAAAGCTCGATACGGCTTTTGAGTGCAACTGCTCGAGAGAACGGATCGAAACGGCCCTTTACAGCATCCAGGAAGATGAGCTGGAGCTGATGATCACCGAAGATGAAGGGGCTGAGACGTCGTGCCATTTCTGCAATGAAATCTATACGTTTACGAAAGCGGATCTCGAGACGATTCTGTCAAACCGCAAAAACGGGATACAGCCTGAATAAGGCCGCCGTGCTATCGATTGACGGGACAGAAGAAAACACGTACAATAAAACTATATTAAACAGACCAATTAACTTGGTTTTAAAAGGGGGCACCTTCAATGGCAAAAGTGGTAGAGTCGATTACAGATCTGATCGGGGACACACCGCTCGTCAAACTGCAGCGGCTGACAGGTGAACAGGATGCGGATGTGTATCTGAAGCTTGAGTATATGAACCCCGGCAGCAGTGTCAAAGACAGGATTGCCCTGTCGATGGTGGAAGAAGCGGAGAAAGCGGGTAAAATCAAGCCCGGCGACACCCTCGTGGAACCGACAAGCGGAAATACCGGAATCGGATTGGCCATGGTCGCAGCGGCGAAAGGCTACCGATCGGTTCTTGTCATGCCTGACACCATGAGCCTTGAACGGCGCAACCTGTTGAAAGCCTACGGTGCGGAGCTCGTTTTGACACCTGGTCCTGAAGGAATGGGCGGTGCGATTGCCAAAGCAAAAGAACTGCAGGAAGAAAAGGGGTACTTCATGCCCCAGTAGTTCGAGAACCCGGATAACCCGAAGATCCACCGTGAGACCACGGCGAAAGAGCTCCTTGCTCAAGTGGACGGGCAGCTCGATGCCCTGATTTCAGGGATCGGGACCGGCGGTACGATCACCGGTGCCGGGGAAGTGCTGAAGGAATCATTCCCTGACCTGCGCATTGTGGCCTTGGAACCGGAAGATTCCCCGATCCTCTCAGGCGGAAAAAAAGGACCGCATAAAATCCAGGGAATCGGTGCAGGCTTTGTGCCGGCGATTCTGAATACGGACATTTATGATGAAGTGATGACGGTTTCGACGGATCAGTCCTTTGAATATGCGAGAAAAGCGGCAAGAGAAGAAGGGATCTTGGGCGGCATCAGCTCCGGAGCAGCGATTTACGCGGCGCTGAAAGTGGCCAAAGAGCTCGGCAAAGGCAAGAAGGTCGTAGCGATCATCCCGAGTAACGGGGAGCGCTACCTCAGCACGCCTCTCTATCAGTTCGACGAAGAAGAATAACCGCTATGAGCCGCAGACCCCGTGTCTGCGGCTTTTATGTTATCCTGACGAAAACGGAACGCCGTGAGCTGTCTGTAAAAGTCAACCTTTACGGAAGCGGATTGCGTCCGTATAATGTAACGGAGATCAGTAACAAACAGACATCGGAGGAACCAGACTATGGCAAGGTTTGCAACAGGCATCAGCATGTCCCTCAGTGAGCTTGGGGAAGACTGGTATGCCACCTTTCGAAAGATGATACAGCCGGATGGCCGCCACGTGCTCCTTGAAAGCGGACGCGGGGGGCGCTATTCGATTATGGGCCTCTCCCCGTTTGCGACATTGACGGGTAAAGACGAGAGACTTCATATCGATTGCCACGGGAAACACGAGACCCGCACAGGACCGCTACTCGCCTCACTCAGATCGTGGATGGCGGATTGGCAAATCGAAGCGGATCCGGTGCTTCCGGATATTCAGGGCGGACTGATCGGTCAGATCAGCTACGATCTGATCCGCGAGGTGGAGACGATTCCCACCGAGGCGGCGGATGACCTTGATACGCGGGACGTGGAGCTCCTTGCTTTTGACGAGCTGTATGTCGTCGATCACCGGGCGGAGCGGCTCTATGCCATCGCCGTTTCAAAAGACAGGGATGATACGAGCCGGGCCGCCGGGCTCCTCCGGGACTGGCAGCGACATGCGAATGCCGGTGAGTCTTTTACTTTTTCCGAAAAAAAGGATGTGCTAAAATCAGAGGATACACCTGTCCGCTCCCTCGATGAAGAAGCCTTTTCGCAGGCTGTGGAACAGGTTCAGACCTACATCCGTCAGGGCGACGTCTTTCAGGTGAACCTGTCTGTCCGGGAGACGCGGGCGCTGAAGACCCCTCCTGAGCATTTGTATGACAAACTGCGGGAGATCAATCCGTCGCCTTATATGGGCTATCTGTCCTTGGGTGACGTAACATACGTCAGCGCTTCGCCGGAACTCCTCGTCAAGATCAGGGGTGACGAGATCAGCACCCGGCCCATTGCCGGGACGCGTTCACGGGGGAAGAGTCCGGAAGACGATGACCGTCTTGCGAGAACGCTTCTCGAAAATGAGAAGGAGCGGGCCGAGCATATTATGCTCGTCGACCTTGAACGCAATGACCTCGGGCGGGTTTCGGCCTTTGGCACCGTTGAAGTGGATGAGCTGATGGTGATTGAGAAATACTCCCACGTGCAGCACATCGTCTCGAACGTCAAAGGGCAAATCCGTGATGACTGTGATGCATTCGACGTCATAGCCGCCACGTTCCCGGGCGGGACGATCACCGGTGCACCGAAAATCCGCACGATGGAAATCATTGAAGAGCTCGAGCCGGTCCGAAGAGGCGCCTACACGGGGTCGATGGGCTGGATCGGTTTTCAGGGGGATATGGAACTCAATATTACGATCCGCACGATGGTGATCAGGGACGGCGATGTCCATGTTCAGGCCGGAGCGGGGATCGTCATTGATTCCGACCCGTCCGCAGAGTTCAAAGAGTGCCTGAAAAAAGCAAAGGCGCTCTGGCACGCGAAGGAACAGAGTGAAGCAGAGTGGTCCGGTCAGTAGAGAATGAGCAGAGGAGGAAGCAGTATGATCGTGATGATTGATAACTATGATTCGTTTACGTATAACCTGGTTCAGTATTTGGGTGAAATGGGTGAAGAGCTTGTGGTCAAACGGAATGACCAGGTGACCCTTGAGGAGATTGAGGACCTTGCGCCGGATTTTCTCATGATTTCACCGGGTCCCTGTTCACCGGATGAAGCGGGCATCAGCATGGACGTGATCCGGCATTTTGCCGGGAAGATCCCTGTCTTTGGCGTATGTCTCGGCCATCAGTCTCTCGCCCAGGTATTTGGCGGCGACGTCGTTCAGGCGGAGCGGCTGATGCACGGCAAGACCTCCCCGGTTCTCCATGACGGCAAGACGATTTTTCAGGGGCTTGAGAGCCCGTTCACCGCAACCCGCTACCATTCCCTGATCGTGAAGAGGGAGACGTTGCCGGACTGTCTGGAGATTTCGGCGGAGACGGCGGAAGGGGAGATTATGGCCCTTCGTCATAAGGAATTTGCCGTTGAAGGCGTGCAGTTCCATCCGGAATCGATTATGACGGATACCGGGAAACAGCTTCTCCGGAATTTTCTCGACGTGCACCGGCAGGGTGAAGCACCATGTACATCAAAGTAAATGGCACGATCATCCCGGAGGAAGAGGCGAGAATCTCGCCTCTCGATCACGGGTTTTTGTATGGAATGGGCCTGTTTGAAACGTTTCGGACGTACGATGGGCACCCGTTTTTACTCGATGAACATATGAAGCGCCTCCGTGAAGGGGCGGACGAGATGAATATCCAGCTTCCTGCCTACGACAGACAGGATGTGGTTGAGACAATTCGAGCGTTGTTGGCTGCCAACAAGAACCGGGATCTCTACTTCCGTTGGAATGTCACCGCCGGACATGGCGGTGTCGGATTAACGGCAGAACCGTATGAAGAACCGGGGGAGCTCGTTTTTGTGAAAGATGCCCCGACGCCGCCTGCAACAAAGCAGGCCAGGGTGCTGACGCAGACACGGAACACCCCGGAAGGCGCGGTCCGCCGGAAATCCCACCATTATATGAACAGCATGCTCGCCAAGCAGGAACTCGGTCAGGATCCGGGCACCGAGGGCATGATGCTCACCTCAGATGGCCATGTATCAGAGGGGATTGTGTCGAACGTATTTTGGGTAAAGAAAGATACGCTGTATACACCGTCCCTTGAAACAGGCTGCCTGCCGGGGGTGACCCGGGCCTGGGTGGCTGATTATGCAGATAAACAGCGATTGCCGTTTCAGGAAGGGTTTTTTACCGCGGCGGACATGATGCAGGCGGAGGCCGTGTTTGTCACGAATGCGATCCAGGAAATCGTGCCGGTGACGGCCATTGACGGTCGCCCGTTTGACAGTCAGACGAATCCGCATCTTCTTGCCTTGAAACAGCAGTATGAGATTGATAAAAAGCAGGCTTATTCCCTCGGAGAGTGCGGCCTGTAAATCCCAGTGTCAAGCGGAAAGAGCAGGTGACAGATGATGAAGGAATATTTCAGTACGATGAAGTGGGACCGCTATGAACTGAATTTTGCCGACAAAACGCTGATTATGGGTATTTTGAATGTAACCCCCGATTCATTCTCTGACGGAGGGAAGTTCCAGTCCGAACAGGAATGGCAGGACCGTGCGAAGGAAATGGTCCGGCAGGGTGCAGATATCATTGATATTGGCGGAGAATCGACGAGACCCGGTTCCACACCGGTTCCGGCAGACGAAGAACTCGGTCGGGTCATACCGGCGATTCGGGCCATCCGTTCTGTGGTGGATGTGCCGATCTCCATCGATACGTACAAATCTGACGTGGCAGAAGCGGCGATTCAGGCGGGTGCATCGATCATCAATGATGTGTGGGGTGCCCGCTACGATTCGGGAATGGCTGAAGTTGCGGCACGGTTTGATGTCCCGATTATCCTGATGCACAACCGCGAGCGGATGGATTACACGGATCTGATTACGGATATGAAAGAAGATCTTCGTAAGAGTGTCCGCATTGCCAAGGAAGCGGGGGTGAAGGATGAGCGGATCATCCTTGATCCCGGGATCGGGTTTGCCAAAACGTATGAGGATAATCTCACGGTGATGCGTGAACTCGATGCCTTTATGGACCTTGGCTATCCGATGCTCCTCGGGACGTCAAGAAAGTCTCTGATTGCGAAGACGCTCAACCTCCCTGTGCACGAGCGGGTGGAAGGCACGGGTGCGACGGTTTGCCTTGGAATTGAGAAAGGCTGCGACATCGTCAGGGTTCATGACGTCCTCGAGATGAGCCGCATGGCAAGAATGATGGATGTGATGATTGGAAAAAGCCAGGTGCCGCTGGAGAAAAGTGGCGCATGAAGCGTCTTGAAAGGACTGACGGGAATGGATAAAGTGTTTGTCGAAGGCATGAAATTTTACGGGTATCACGGAGCATACCGTGCGGAGAACGAGCTTGGACAGCGTTTTGAAGCGGACGTGCTGATGGAGATGGATTCAAAGAAAGCGGCGGAGACCGATGCCCTTGAAGATACCGTCAACTATGCCCTCGTCTATGAAACGGTCCGGGATATTATCGAAGGGGAAGCGGTCAACCTCGTGGAGACCCTGGCAAACCGCGTGGCAGACGATATTCTCCGCAAGTTTCATCTTGTGGAAGCCTGCACGGTTAAGGTGACCAAGCCGGACCCGCCGATCCCGGGGCATTATGATGCGGTGGCCGTTCAGGTAAGAAGGAGCCGGGATCACCATGCACACTGATGCGGCAAAGCATGCTTTTATCGCGTTCGGCTCCAATCAGGGGGAGCGGATCGATTGTCTGAAGAAAGCCCTGAAGGCCTTGAGCGACCACCCCGACCTGTCGCTGGTGGACGTTTCTGCGATCTATGAGACGGCCCCTGTCGGCATGACCGATCAGCCGTCTTTTTTAAATATGGTCGCGGTCTTCCACTCGAAGCTGACTGCCGAAGCACTTTTGAACGTGACCCAGTCGATTGAACAGGACGGGGGGCGTGAGCGCAAGGAGCGGTGGGGTCCGCGAACCATTGATCTCGATATCCTCCGTCACGGAACCGATACGGTCGATACGGCGCATTTGCAAATCCCGCATCCGCGTATGATGGAGCGGGCTTTTGTCCTGGTTCCGCTTCTCGATGTGGCCCATCACGATCCTGCTCTATGCGAAGATACACTGCACGAGGCCCTCAAAGGATGCGCTGACAGAGCGGACGTCAAGCGGATTTCTGACGGGCTGCCGGACGTGGATGCATGAACGGATTCCGCTATTTCAATCAAGAGGTGACAACATGACTTTATCAATTGGAGAGATTACCCTGAAGAATCCCGTAGTACTCGCGCCTATGGCCGGGGTATGCAACCCTGCCTTTCGCCTGATTGCCAAAGAATTCGGCACAGGACTCGTTTGTGCGGAAATGGTCAGTGACAAGGCGATTCTTCATCAGAATAAACGTTCCATCAATATGTTGTATGTGGCTGAGCGGGAAAAGCCGCTCAGCCTGCAAATTTTCGGGGGGACGAAAGAGACCCTTGTGGAAGCGGCGAAAATCGTCGACACCCAGACGAACGCGGACATTATTGATATCAACATGGGCTGTCCGGTCCCGAAAGTGACGTCCTGTGACGCAGGTGCCCGCTGGCTGTTAAATCCCGACCGGATCTATGAGATGGTCGACGCCGTCGTACAGGCAGTCGACAAGCCTGTCACCGTCAAAATGCGCAAAGGCTGGGATGACGATACCGTCTACGCCGTTGACAATGCGAAAGCTGTAGAAGCAGCGGGAGGAAAAGCGATTGCCCTGCACGGGCGTACCCGCGTGCAGATGTATGAAGGCGAAGCGGACTGGTCCATCATCAAAACGGTCAAAGAGGCTGTCGGTATTCCGATTATCGGAAATGGCGATGTGCAGACCCCGGAAGATGCCAAACGCATGATGACGGAAACAGGAGCAGACGGTGTTATGATCGGCCGCGCAGCCCTCGGTAATCCATGGATGCTCTACAGAACGATTCATTTCCTTGAAACCGGCGAAAACATCGCCGAGCCTTCACCGGAAGAAAAGATGAGGGTGGCGATTCTGCATATGGATCGCCTCATTGATTGGAAGGGTGAACGTGTCGCCGTGAAAGAAATGCGTAAGCACGCTTCGTATTACATGAGAGGGATCCGCGGGGCGGCGAAGCTCCGTGATCAGGTCAATCAGATGGAAACCCGCGAAGAGATGGCGGGCGTCATGGAAAGGATTGGCCTGCTCGATCAGGAACGGATACCTGCCGGCGGATCATGACACAGCCGGTAAAGTTGACAAGGGGGTTAAACTCTCCTATAATACGTTGAGATTATGGAGACTGTCAGTTACGGCTGGCAGTTTTTTCAGACTGCATGTCAGTGTTCGACAGCCGGTGTCCTCCCGGCAGAGAGATCAATCAGAAGAGGCAGGAAAACAGAGAAGGAGATGGTAATCGTGACACATGAATTTGATGCAACGGATCAGCTGCAGGTGCGAAGAGAGAAACTACAGAACCTCCTTGACCTTGGCATGGATCCGTTCGGCTCAAAGTTTGAACGTTCACATATGGCTCAGCCATTGCATGACGACTATGAAGAAGTGGAGAAAGATGAACTGGCGGACAAGGACATTAAGGTGACCCTTGGCGGCCGGATCATGACCAAACGCGGGAAAGGCAAGGCCGGATTTGCCCACGTGCAGGATCTGACCGGGCAGATCCAGATTTATGTCCGTAAAGACCAGGTCGGTGACGAGGCCTATGAGCTGTTTACGAAAACAGATATCGGAGACATCGTCGGCGTATCGGGTGTTCTCTTTAAAACCAAAGTGGGCGAGCTGTCGATTAAAGTGTCATCGTTTGAAATGCTGACCAAATCCCTGCGTCCGTTACCGGATAAATATCACGGCCTCAAGGATGTGGAGCAGCGTTACCGGCAGCGGTATCTCGACCTGATCGTGAATCCGGAAGTGCGCGATACCTTTGTGTTACGCAGTAAAATCCTGCAATCCATGCGTCGTTACCTCGATGATCACGGTTATCTTGAAGTGGAGACGCCAATGATGCATGCCATTCCGGGCGGAGCCTCGGCGAAACCGTTTATCACACATCACAATGCCCTCGACATGACGCTTTATATGCGAATCGCCATTGAGCTTCACTTGAAGCGACTCATCGTCGGCGGCCTTGAGAAAGTGTACGAAATCGGACGTGTATTCCGTAATGAAGGGGTCTCGACCCGCCATAACCCGGAATTCACCATGATCGAACTGTATGAAGCGTATGCCGATTATCATGATGTGATGGCACTGACTGAAAATCTGATCGCCCATATTGCCCAAGATGTTCTTGGAACGACGAAAGTGCATTATGGCGATAGTGAGATTGATCTTGAGCCGAAATGGCGCCGGCTTCATATGGTTGATGCCATTAAAGAAGAGACGGGCGTTGATTTCTGGCAGGAGATGACCGATGAAGAAGCCCGTGATCTTGCGAAGAAACATGGCGTGCCTCATAAAGACACGATGAAATTCGGTCACATTGTGAACGAATTCTTTGAGCACTTCATTGAAGAGAAACTGATTGAACCGACGTTTGTTTACGGACACCCGCTTGATATTTCGCCTTTGGCGAAGAAGAACGATGAGGATCCGCGCTTTACGGATCGTTTTGAATTGTTTATTGTCGGACGGGAGCATGCCAATGCATTCTCTGAGCTGAATGACCCTGTTGATCAGCGTGCCCGGTTTGAAGCTCAGCTTCTCGAGCGTGAGCAGGGAGACGATGAAGCCCATATGATGGATGAAGACTTTGTTGAATCTTTGGAGTATGGATTACCGCCAACCGGAGGACTCGGCATCGGGATTGACCGTCTCGTCATGCTGTTGACGAATTCACCATCAATCCGGGACGTTCTGCTGTTCCCGCAAATGAGAAACAGTCAGCCATCCGGCGAACAGGAATCTTAATCTGTCTGATCAGGGGCCTTCGCAGTGAGATCTG
This genomic window from [Bacillus] selenitireducens MLS10 contains:
- the dusB gene encoding tRNA dihydrouridine synthase DusB, whose protein sequence is MTLSIGEITLKNPVVLAPMAGVCNPAFRLIAKEFGTGLVCAEMVSDKAILHQNKRSINMLYVAEREKPLSLQIFGGTKETLVEAAKIVDTQTNADIIDINMGCPVPKVTSCDAGARWLLNPDRIYEMVDAVVQAVDKPVTVKMRKGWDDDTVYAVDNAKAVEAAGGKAIALHGRTRVQMYEGEADWSIIKTVKEAVGIPIIGNGDVQTPEDAKRMMTETGADGVMIGRAALGNPWMLYRTIHFLETGENIAEPSPEEKMRVAILHMDRLIDWKGERVAVKEMRKHASYYMRGIRGAAKLRDQVNQMETREEMAGVMERIGLLDQERIPAGGS
- the folP gene encoding dihydropteroate synthase; its protein translation is MMKEYFSTMKWDRYELNFADKTLIMGILNVTPDSFSDGGKFQSEQEWQDRAKEMVRQGADIIDIGGESTRPGSTPVPADEELGRVIPAIRAIRSVVDVPISIDTYKSDVAEAAIQAGASIINDVWGARYDSGMAEVAARFDVPIILMHNRERMDYTDLITDMKEDLRKSVRIAKEAGVKDERIILDPGIGFAKTYEDNLTVMRELDAFMDLGYPMLLGTSRKSLIAKTLNLPVHERVEGTGATVCLGIEKGCDIVRVHDVLEMSRMARMMDVMIGKSQVPLEKSGA
- the pabC gene encoding aminodeoxychorismate lyase, which gives rise to MYIKVNGTIIPEEEARISPLDHGFLYGMGLFETFRTYDGHPFLLDEHMKRLREGADEMNIQLPAYDRQDVVETIRALLAANKNRDLYFRWNVTAGHGGVGLTAEPYEEPGELVFVKDAPTPPATKQARVLTQTRNTPEGAVRRKSHHYMNSMLAKQELGQDPGTEGMMLTSDGHVSEGIVSNVFWVKKDTLYTPSLETGCLPGVTRAWVADYADKQRLPFQEGFFTAADMMQAEAVFVTNAIQEIVPVTAIDGRPFDSQTNPHLLALKQQYEIDKKQAYSLGECGL
- a CDS encoding anthranilate synthase component I family protein — translated: MARFATGISMSLSELGEDWYATFRKMIQPDGRHVLLESGRGGRYSIMGLSPFATLTGKDERLHIDCHGKHETRTGPLLASLRSWMADWQIEADPVLPDIQGGLIGQISYDLIREVETIPTEAADDLDTRDVELLAFDELYVVDHRAERLYAIAVSKDRDDTSRAAGLLRDWQRHANAGESFTFSEKKDVLKSEDTPVRSLDEEAFSQAVEQVQTYIRQGDVFQVNLSVRETRALKTPPEHLYDKLREINPSPYMGYLSLGDVTYVSASPELLVKIRGDEISTRPIAGTRSRGKSPEDDDRLARTLLENEKERAEHIMLVDLERNDLGRVSAFGTVEVDELMVIEKYSHVQHIVSNVKGQIRDDCDAFDVIAATFPGGTITGAPKIRTMEIIEELEPVRRGAYTGSMGWIGFQGDMELNITIRTMVIRDGDVHVQAGAGIVIDSDPSAEFKECLKKAKALWHAKEQSEAEWSGQ
- the folB gene encoding dihydroneopterin aldolase — its product is MDKVFVEGMKFYGYHGAYRAENELGQRFEADVLMEMDSKKAAETDALEDTVNYALVYETVRDIIEGEAVNLVETLANRVADDILRKFHLVEACTVKVTKPDPPIPGHYDAVAVQVRRSRDHHAH
- the hslO gene encoding Hsp33 family molecular chaperone HslO, with product MTNDYLVKALAYEDQVRIYAINSTDMTDEAARRHQTWRTVTAALGRALSAGTMMGSMLKGDEKLTIKIEGNGPASPMVIDANAKGKARGYVGRVDVDPERREDGKLNVGAVVGNEGHISVVKDLGMKDYFTGSVPLVSGELGDDFTYYFASSEQTPSSVALGVLIGEEEKVLASGGFILQLMPEASDATIDEVERILQGLPSVTEMLSEGMTPEDIVARLSGGTHRILEKLDTAFECNCSRERIETALYSIQEDELELMITEDEGAETSCHFCNEIYTFTKADLETILSNRKNGIQPE
- the folK gene encoding 2-amino-4-hydroxy-6-hydroxymethyldihydropteridine diphosphokinase — translated: MHTDAAKHAFIAFGSNQGERIDCLKKALKALSDHPDLSLVDVSAIYETAPVGMTDQPSFLNMVAVFHSKLTAEALLNVTQSIEQDGGRERKERWGPRTIDLDILRHGTDTVDTAHLQIPHPRMMERAFVLVPLLDVAHHDPALCEDTLHEALKGCADRADVKRISDGLPDVDA
- the pabA gene encoding aminodeoxychorismate/anthranilate synthase component II, translating into MIVMIDNYDSFTYNLVQYLGEMGEELVVKRNDQVTLEEIEDLAPDFLMISPGPCSPDEAGISMDVIRHFAGKIPVFGVCLGHQSLAQVFGGDVVQAERLMHGKTSPVLHDGKTIFQGLESPFTATRYHSLIVKRETLPDCLEISAETAEGEIMALRHKEFAVEGVQFHPESIMTDTGKQLLRNFLDVHRQGEAPCTSK
- the lysS gene encoding lysine--tRNA ligase, whose amino-acid sequence is MVIVTHEFDATDQLQVRREKLQNLLDLGMDPFGSKFERSHMAQPLHDDYEEVEKDELADKDIKVTLGGRIMTKRGKGKAGFAHVQDLTGQIQIYVRKDQVGDEAYELFTKTDIGDIVGVSGVLFKTKVGELSIKVSSFEMLTKSLRPLPDKYHGLKDVEQRYRQRYLDLIVNPEVRDTFVLRSKILQSMRRYLDDHGYLEVETPMMHAIPGGASAKPFITHHNALDMTLYMRIAIELHLKRLIVGGLEKVYEIGRVFRNEGVSTRHNPEFTMIELYEAYADYHDVMALTENLIAHIAQDVLGTTKVHYGDSEIDLEPKWRRLHMVDAIKEETGVDFWQEMTDEEARDLAKKHGVPHKDTMKFGHIVNEFFEHFIEEKLIEPTFVYGHPLDISPLAKKNDEDPRFTDRFELFIVGREHANAFSELNDPVDQRARFEAQLLEREQGDDEAHMMDEDFVESLEYGLPPTGGLGIGIDRLVMLLTNSPSIRDVLLFPQMRNSQPSGEQES